From the genome of Culicoidibacter larvae, one region includes:
- a CDS encoding SRPBCC family protein: MASTMKKEHTFKFPVEQVYEVVTSSIIEQQKARGTTKNLSYTQPIGTEFEYTYERMGQKLTARFKIDGFENNKLFAYRLSAGSLDSLTTWEFSKIDAKTTKVLYTEEATSSNNWTNAQFSFFGWMKKRAFNKQAKAYFAAIENAIVHKYYNDESTSEEK, from the coding sequence ATGGCTAGCACTATGAAAAAGGAACACACATTTAAATTTCCTGTAGAGCAAGTATATGAAGTCGTTACTAGTTCAATCATTGAACAACAAAAAGCCCGAGGAACAACAAAGAACTTATCATACACACAACCAATCGGAACAGAGTTCGAATATACGTATGAACGTATGGGGCAAAAACTAACAGCACGATTCAAAATTGATGGATTTGAAAACAATAAACTTTTCGCTTACAGATTAAGCGCTGGTTCATTAGACAGTTTAACAACCTGGGAGTTTTCGAAAATCGATGCGAAAACCACAAAAGTACTCTATACTGAAGAAGCAACCAGCAGCAACAATTGGACAAATGCACAATTTTCATTCTTTGGCTGGATGAAAAAACGCGCTTTCAACAAACAAGCAAAAGCGTACTTTGCAGCTATTGAAAATGCAATTGTTCATAAATATTACAACGACGAATCAACATCAGAAGAAAAATAG